Genomic segment of Streptomyces sp. NA02950:
CCCGGGAAACCGCGCACGCGCCGGGCGACGCGGCCCACAAGCCCGAATCGGCGCAGCGCAGCACCTCCGGCTGACGCCGCGGTACGCCTCGTGGCGGGGCGTGGGGTGGGTCCGGCCGAGCGCCCCGGCGCGCGCGGTCGGCCGGTTCGTCCACCGGCAGCGGGGCCAGAGCCGTCAGACGCCGCCGCGGGGACGCGACCGTCGCGCGACCGGCACAACTGGCGACGCGGCCGGGCGACCGGGGACTCATCCGCTCGGGGCGAGGTCCTGGAGGCCCACGACCGCGAGCAGTTCCAGCCGTTCGGCGGCCGTACTGCCGGGACGGGCGGTGTACACGATCAGCCGCTGGGCGTGGTCCGCGCTCAGCAGCACCTCGCTCTCCAGCTCCAGATCCCCCACCACCGGATGCCGAAACCGCCGTATCGATGAGCGCCGTACCGCCGCCGCGCCGGCCTCCCACAGCGCCGTGAATTCCTGGCTCCCGGCCCGCAGTTCGGCCACCAGCGCGGCGGGGCCGGGGTCGTCGGGGCGGGCGGTGAGGGCGGCCCGCAGATCGGCGACCAGGTTCCGGGCGCGATCCTGGCGCTCCTCACGCTCCTCGCGTTCCCCGGCGGTCTCGGGCAGTCCCGGGCCGGTCCGCCGGGTGAAGAAGGACCGGACGAGATTGCGGTCCCCCGGCGGCCGTGCGGTGAGGTCACCGAACAGGGCGGCCGCCATGGTGTTCTGGGCCAGCACCTCGCCCCAGTCGGTGACCACCTGCGCGGGGGTGTCGTACAGCCGGTCCAGGACGCGCAGCAGTCCGGGGCGGATATGTCCGGACGTGGCCGGATCGTGCGGGGGCTCCTCCCCCGCCAGCCGGAAGAGGTGGTCGCGCTCGGGGTCGGTGAGCCGCAGCGCACGGGCCAGCGCGGTGAGCATCCGGCGGGACGGGCGCGGGCCGCGGCCCTGTTCGAGCCGGGTGCAGTAGTCAGCTGACATCCCGGCCAGCCGGGCCACCTCCTCCCGGCGCAGTCCGGGGGTACGGCGCCGCGGGCCGGGCGTCAGCCCCACGTCGGCGGGGGTGAGCCGGGCTCGGCAGCGTCGCAGGAAGTCGGCGAGTTCCGATCGGGGCACTCCTCCATCGTCACCGCGCCCCCGGCCGCTATCCAGGGTCTGCCGGTCCCAGGATGGGCGGCGGTCCACCGGCACGGGGCGGCCCTGTACCGCGGTTGACGGCGTTAGGCCGATCCGGGGAAGCGGTGGCACTCGGCCGGACGTAGAGGGGTCCGGGCTGCCACGCTTGCGTCCATGACGATGCCGACCGGCGCGCGGCCCGCACCGCCGCGGAGTGTGAGGAGCGTCGTGGCGCGGATGCGCGCGCTCGGCACGGCGCTGCCGCCCGGGGACGGGGTGGCGGTCTTCAACCGGGTGTATCTGTCGGTCACCGAGGAGGTGGGCCGGGGGCTCGCGGCCGGGTACTTCCAGGATCCGGCCGCCACCGAGGAGCTGGACGTGCGCTTCGCCGGGCGCTATCTGGCCGCGGTGGACGCGGCGGCGGCGGGCCGTCGGCCGCCCGCCTGCTGGCGGCCGCTGTTCGAGCTGCGGTGCCATCCGGAGGTGCGCCCGGTGCAGTTCGCGCTCGCCGGGATCAACGCCCATATCGGCCATGACCTGGCGCTCGCACTGGTGGACACCTGCCGGGCCCGGCATGCGGAACCGGCCGCGCTGGAAGGGGACTTCGACCGGGTCGGGGCCCTGCTCACCGGGCTGGAGGAGCGGATCCGGGAGGAGCTGATGCCCGGCCCCGATCTGCTGGACGTGGCCGATCCGCTGACCCATCTGGTGGGTTCCTGGAGCCTGGACCGGGCGCGGGACGCCGCGTGGGCGGCGTTCCGCGCCCTGTGGGGGCTGCGCGGACTCCCGGAGCTGGCGGAGGAGTTCACCGAGCGCATCGGCGCGAGCGTGGGTCTGGTCGGGCGCTTTCTGCTCACCCCGCTGCCGGCCGGAGCGACTCGCGGTGCGGACGGTCCGGCTCAGTCCTCCGGCAGCTCCACCGGCGCGATCTCGTCGTAACGGTCGCCCGGCCCCGGGTTCTTGGGGTCGGTGGCGCCGCCGAACTGGTGCATCACGCCCCACACCGCGTTGAGCGCGGTCTGTACGGCGCCCTCGGCCCACCCCGCCGTCCAGGAGATGTCGTCGCCCGCGAGGAAGACGCCGCGCTGGTCCGCGGGCAGCCGGTCCTGCATGAAGTGGGTGAACAGCCGCCGCTGGTAGCGGTAGTGACCGGGCAGGTTGGCCTTGAACGCGCCCATGAAGTAGGGCTCGTTCTCCCAGGAGACGGTGACCGGGCTGCCGATGATGTGCTTGCGGATGTCCACGTTCGGATAGATCTCCGACAGCGACTTGAGCATGACCTCCATCCGCTCGTTCGCCGACAGCGGCAGCCACTTGAGACTGTCGTCGCACCAGGTGTACGAGAGGCAGATGACGGCCGGGCGGTCCGGGCCGTCGTCCAGCAGATAGGTGCCGCGGGTCATCCGGTCGGTGAGCGTCATGCTCATCGTGTCGCGTCCGGTGGGCTCCCCCTTGTCGTCGACGGCCTCGTCCAGCCAGAACGGGCGGTCGACGGGGACGAAGAGCTTGCTGGACTCCATGTAGTGGGTGCGCTCGATCGCCGTCCAGTGGTCGATCGGGAAGAGCGAGTCATCGCAGTCGATCTTGGAGAGCAGCATCCAGGACTGCGCGGTGAAGACCACCGCCCGGTACGAGCGGATGTCCCCGTCCGCGTCCGTCACCACGATGCGGTCGCCCGCGGCGCGGTGCAGCCGGGTCACGGCCGGGCGCGGATCGCCGCCGTGCAGGGACGACAGCGAGGTGCCCTGCGGCCAGTGGACGATCTTCCCGGGCTCGCGCTCCCACAGCCGCAGCGGAAGCTGCTGGCTGCCGCCGACGATACCGCGGTGGTGATCGTCCGCCTCGGTGTAGACGACGCGCAGGATCTCCAGGATGGAGTTGGGGAAGTCGGTGTCCCAGCCGCCGGTGCCGAAGCCGACCTGGCCGAAGATCTCCCGGTGCCGGAAGGAGGTGAAGGCCGAGGAGTCGCAGAGGAAGCCGTAGAACGTCTGGTTGTCCAGCTTCTCCACCAGGCGCGACCAGATCTCACGGATGCGCGGCACATCCCGCTCGCGGATGGCGCGGTTCATATCGGAGAAGTCCGCGCCCTCCTCCAGACAGGCGTTCCAGGCGTCCATCACCTCGCGGTAGACCTGCGGGAGGTCGTCGATGGTGCGGGCGTAGTGGGACTCGCCCTTGAGGTCGACGACGGTGGAGGGGGTCTCGGGCGCCAGCGGGTTGGGGAACGGCCGGGTCTCCAGACCCACCAGGTCGATGTAGTGCTGGAGCGCGGTGGAGGACGGCGGGAAGCGCATCGCGCCCATCTCGGCGGTCAGCGACTCGTCGCAGCCCTCGAAGCCGACGGTGCGCAGCCGTCCGCCGATCCGGTCGGCCTCGTAGACGACGGGCTTCAGGCCCATCTTCATCAGCTCGTACGCGGTGATGATGCCGGACAGACCGCCGCCGACGACCGCGACCTCGGCGCCGTGCTCGGTGGCCGGGATCTGGCCCAGGCCCGCCGGGTGGGCCAGGAAGTCGTCGTAGGCGTAGGGGAAGTCCGGCCCGAACATGGTGATGGGCGGGAGGGCGTCGGCGTGCTGCGGCTCGTGCTCGCCGGGCACGGCGTTGGGCATGGACGTCATCGGTACGGACTCCTTGCGGTCGTGCGGGGGTGTACGCGGGGTGGGGAGGGGGCGGGCGCGGGGGGCGCCGGTGCTCAGGTCAGCGCCCCGTACAGCCCGGGGCGGCGGTCGCGCAGATAGGGATTGGTGGTGCGCGAGGCGGCGAGCAGCTCGGGGTCGGCGTCGCCGATCACCAGTTCCTCAGCCCGGCCGGCCCGGGTGCGGGTGGTGCCGTCGGGGCTCGCCAGACAGCTCAGCCCCACGAAGTCGAACTCGCCCTCGGGTCCGGTGCGGTTGACGTACGCGATGTACATCTGGCTCTCGAAGGCCCGCACCGGGACGAGGGATTCGGCCACGAACTGGAAGGGGTGCATCTGCGCGGTGGGCACCACCAGCAGATCGGTTCCGGCCAGGGCGTGGGCCCGGACGTTCTCCGGGAACTCCACGTCGTAGCAGATCAGGATGCCGACGGTGAGCCCGCCCAGGTCGGCCTGGACGACGGGGGTGTCACCGGGGGTGAACGCGTCGCGCTCGAAGCAGCCGAAGAGATGGGTCTTGCGGTAGTTGGCGAGCTCGGTGCCGTCCGGGCCGACCAGCCGCGCGGAGTTGTAGACGACCTCCGGCCGCGCCTGGTCACGCTCGGGGTAGCCGTAGAGGACGGCGAGGCCGTGCGCGGCGGCGATGGCGGCCGCGACCTGCCCGCCGGGCCCGTCGGCCGGCTCGGCCAGCTCCTGGACGCCGTCGCCGATGGCGTAGCCCGTGAGGAACATCTCCGGGGCGATCAGCAGTCCGGCGCCGTCGGCCGCGGCGCGCTCGGCGGCCGCGTCGAGGACCTTGAGGTTACGGGCGGGGTCGCCGGGGTGACCGGAGCTCTGGAGCAGGGCGGTGCGCAGCGGCGGCATGGGCAGACCTTGGGGGATCCAGGGGGAGGAAGCGACACCAAAAACGGTACGTCCGGCCGAGAACGACCGACAAGGCGCGACCGTTGCGCATCCGCCGTCGATTCATTACGTGTTTCCGGCCCGTCCCGTGGATTTGTTGCACACGGGCCGGAGAGCCCCGGCCGGGTCAGGCCGGAGCGCCGGAGCCGAAGCGCCGCAGCAGCGGCGAGAGCACCAGCACCGACTTGGTGCGCTCCACGAACGGCTCCCCCGCGATGCGCTCCAGGACCCGTTCGAAGTGGCGCATGTCGGCGGCGAAGACCTGGACGACGGCGTCCGCGTCGCCGGTGACGGTCGACGCGGACACCACCTCGGGATAGCGCGACAGACCCCGTCGGATGTCCTCGGGCGAGGTGTTGTGGCGGCAGAAGAGCTCGATGATGCCCTCCGTCTCCCACCCCAGCGCCGCTGGATCGACCCGCACCGTGAAGCCGGTGATGGCCCCCTCGGACCGGAGCCGGTCCACCCGCCGTTTGACGGCGGGGGCGGACAGGCCGACCAGATCGCCGATGTCGGCGTAACTGCGGCGGGCGTCTTCGGCGAGGGCGTGGACGATGCGTTCGTCGAGGTCGTTCAGTCGCACTGCGGGGGAGTCACTTTTCTGCTGTGGCCAGTCGGGAGCGGCGCATGCCGTATCCGAAGTACAACACAAGGCCGACGGCCATCCACACACCGAAGACCACCCAGGTCACGACTTCCAGACTGCCCATCATCCACAGGCAGAGCCCCAGGCCGATCAGCGGGAACAGCGGCGAGAGCGGCACCCGGAAGGTGCGCTCCATGGTGGGCCGGGTCCGGCGCAGCACGATCACCGCGATGTTGACCAGCCCGAAGGCGAACAGCGTGCCGATGCTGGTGGCGTCGGCGAGCTGGCCGAGCGGGATGGCGGCGGCGAGGACGCCGCAGAAGAGCGAGACGATCACGGTGTTGGCACGCGGCACCCCGGTCCGGGCGTGGACGGTGGAGAACACCTTGGGCACCAGGCCGTCGCGGGACATCGCGAAGAGGATGCGGGTCTGGCCGTAGAGCACGGTCAGCACCACGGAGGCGATGGCGACGACCGCACCGGCGGCCAGCAGTACGCCCCAGAAGCTCTGGCCGGTGACCTTCTCCATGATCCCGGACAGCGCGGCCTCGGAGCCGTCGAACTGCTTCCACGGCAGCGCGCCCACGGCCACCGCCGCGACCACGCAGTACAGGGCGGTGACGATGACCAGCGAGAGCATGATCGCGCGCGGCAGGTCACGCTGCGGGTTCTTGGCCTCCTCACCGGCGGTGGAGGCGGCGTCGAAGCCGATGTAGGAGAAGAACAGGGTGGCGCCGGCGGCGCTGACGCCCGCCATGCCCAGCGGCATGAAGGGGGTGTAGTTGCCCGCCCGGATACCGGTGAAGGCGACGGCGCAGAAGAGGATCAGCGCCGCGATCTTCACCCCGACCATGACGGTGTTGGCCCGGGCGCTCTCCTTGGCGCCGCCCAGCAGGAACGCCATGGCCAGCAGCACCACCAGCAGCGCGGGCAGGTTGAAGATCCCGCCGTCGCCGGGCGGGGCGGACAGCGCGTCGGGGATGGTGATGCCGAGGGTGCCGTCGAGCAGTTCGTTGAGGTACTCGCCCCAGCCGACGGCGACGGCCGCCACCGAGACGCCGTACTCCAGGATCAGACACCAGCCGCACACCCAGGCGATCAGCTCGCCCATGGTGGCGTAGGCGTACGAGTACGAGGACCCGGAGACCGGGATGGTGCCCGCCAGCTCCGCGTAGGACAGCGCCGAGAACAGGGCGGTCAGCCCCGCTATGACAAACGACACGACGACCGCGGGACCCGCGTCCGGGACGGCCTCGCCGAGCACCACGAAGATGCCGGTGCCCAGGGTGGCACCGATGCTGATCATGGTGAGCTGCCACATTCCGAGCGAACGCCGCAGGGATCCCCCCGCACCCTGACCGCCTTCGGCGACCAGCCGCTCCACGGGCTTGCGCCGCATCAGCCGGGCGCCGAACCCGGACGCCGGAGGTTCTGGCTCCGGGCGCGGGATCGTGGGCGGGGCTGCGCCGTGCTCCAACACTTGGGTGGCTCCTTATGTCACTGCGGGTCGGGTGACGGGACGACCGACGGCGGACATGCGGCTGCCCGACGACAAACCCGCAGGTGGGGATCGCCGAGCAGTCGGTCCCCGACACTCCACGTCAGCGCAAGACCCTATGAGCCGTCCGCCCACGGCCGTAATGCACCACTCTTGCGCATGAGTGGATGAACGTTGCGCGCGGGGGCGTGCGGCGGGGAATTGTTGCGGGATACTGCGCGCGTGAGCGCGCGATTCACCCGAATGCCGCGATACGGCACCATTTTAGCGGTCGTTGGTGGGGACGTGACCACTGACAGTCTGCAACCGCCCGAACACTCAGCGCTCCGTCCCGAACCCGTGTTCCGGGCCCGGGACCACGGGGGTGAGGACGAACGCTACCCGCTCGAATACTGTTCGAGGGTGTGGGAGGAGTTCCTCCGGGCGCTCAACCGGATCGAAGCCGACTTCCTCCAGCGCTCCGGCACCACGGAACCGGGCGTCAAGGCATGACGTACACCGAGCCGAGGCCGGGCGGTTACGGGCCCCCACCCACCGGCCACCGACCCGCCCCCGCTCCCGGAGAGCGGTTCGACGCGGACGTCGACTACGAGATGAACCCCTTTCCCCTCCCGGACCCGGAGACCATCGAGGGCCGCTGGGACCTGGAAGGGGATCTGGCACGGCTGCTCCAGACGTCCTCCCCCGAGGAGCCGCCGCACCCCGCCGGCCCCCTTCCTCCGTCCTCCCACGCCCAGGTCCGCGCGGGCCGCGGCAAGCGGCGCCGGGTGCGCTTCCGGCTGCCGACGATGCCCTGGATCCAGCTGACCAGCCTGCTGTTCGCGGCGGTCACCACGGTCATCGTCGCCATGCTGAGTGTCCTGGGCGGGATGATCTCCTATCCCCCGCTGCGCTATCTGGCCTCCCCCAGCACCTCGGAGTCCATGGCCGCGTGGTGGCCGCTGCTGGTCTACGGACCGTGGCTGGTCGCCTCGCTGTCGGTGCTGCGGGCCGCGCTGCACCGGAGGGGCGCCGCGCACTCCTGGGCCGTGGTGGTGCTCTTCTCCACCATCGCGGTCTTCCTGTGTGTCGCCCACGCCCCCAAGAACGCGCCCAGCATGGCGGTCGCCGGTCTGCCGCCGGTTGCCGCGCTGGTCTCGTTCCACCAGCTGGTTCGGCAGATCACGCTCAACAGCCCGCCGCGTCACGCCCTGCCCCGCACCCGCGGTGAGCAGCGCGGAATGCCGCGGTGACACCGGCCGGTTGAACGGCAGGTGGCCCCCACTCACCCGAGCCGAGTGGGGGCCACCTCCCCCTTTTGGGGGCTCGGTTCTCCTCCGGGGCGCTCAAGTCCCTGTCGACGGTCGACCGTGCTCGGCCCTTCGTCCCTCAGGGCCTCCGCGCGCTCTCCCTTTCGACAGCGACGCGCCCCTTCGGCTCACTCGCCAGTGGGCAACGCTCAATCCCAACTGGCGTGCAGCGGCTTGCCTTCGGCGTAGCCCGCGGCGCTCTGCACGCCGACCACGGCGCGCTCGTGGAACTCCTCCAGGGAGCCCGCGCCCGCGTAGGTGCAGGAGCTGCGGACGCCCGCGATGATCGAGTC
This window contains:
- a CDS encoding NAD(P)/FAD-dependent oxidoreductase, with translation MTSMPNAVPGEHEPQHADALPPITMFGPDFPYAYDDFLAHPAGLGQIPATEHGAEVAVVGGGLSGIITAYELMKMGLKPVVYEADRIGGRLRTVGFEGCDESLTAEMGAMRFPPSSTALQHYIDLVGLETRPFPNPLAPETPSTVVDLKGESHYARTIDDLPQVYREVMDAWNACLEEGADFSDMNRAIRERDVPRIREIWSRLVEKLDNQTFYGFLCDSSAFTSFRHREIFGQVGFGTGGWDTDFPNSILEILRVVYTEADDHHRGIVGGSQQLPLRLWEREPGKIVHWPQGTSLSSLHGGDPRPAVTRLHRAAGDRIVVTDADGDIRSYRAVVFTAQSWMLLSKIDCDDSLFPIDHWTAIERTHYMESSKLFVPVDRPFWLDEAVDDKGEPTGRDTMSMTLTDRMTRGTYLLDDGPDRPAVICLSYTWCDDSLKWLPLSANERMEVMLKSLSEIYPNVDIRKHIIGSPVTVSWENEPYFMGAFKANLPGHYRYQRRLFTHFMQDRLPADQRGVFLAGDDISWTAGWAEGAVQTALNAVWGVMHQFGGATDPKNPGPGDRYDEIAPVELPED
- a CDS encoding amino acid permease, with protein sequence MLEHGAAPPTIPRPEPEPPASGFGARLMRRKPVERLVAEGGQGAGGSLRRSLGMWQLTMISIGATLGTGIFVVLGEAVPDAGPAVVVSFVIAGLTALFSALSYAELAGTIPVSGSSYSYAYATMGELIAWVCGWCLILEYGVSVAAVAVGWGEYLNELLDGTLGITIPDALSAPPGDGGIFNLPALLVVLLAMAFLLGGAKESARANTVMVGVKIAALILFCAVAFTGIRAGNYTPFMPLGMAGVSAAGATLFFSYIGFDAASTAGEEAKNPQRDLPRAIMLSLVIVTALYCVVAAVAVGALPWKQFDGSEAALSGIMEKVTGQSFWGVLLAAGAVVAIASVVLTVLYGQTRILFAMSRDGLVPKVFSTVHARTGVPRANTVIVSLFCGVLAAAIPLGQLADATSIGTLFAFGLVNIAVIVLRRTRPTMERTFRVPLSPLFPLIGLGLCLWMMGSLEVVTWVVFGVWMAVGLVLYFGYGMRRSRLATAEK
- a CDS encoding DUF2637 domain-containing protein; translated protein: MTYTEPRPGGYGPPPTGHRPAPAPGERFDADVDYEMNPFPLPDPETIEGRWDLEGDLARLLQTSSPEEPPHPAGPLPPSSHAQVRAGRGKRRRVRFRLPTMPWIQLTSLLFAAVTTVIVAMLSVLGGMISYPPLRYLASPSTSESMAAWWPLLVYGPWLVASLSVLRAALHRRGAAHSWAVVVLFSTIAVFLCVAHAPKNAPSMAVAGLPPVAALVSFHQLVRQITLNSPPRHALPRTRGEQRGMPR
- a CDS encoding Lrp/AsnC family transcriptional regulator produces the protein MRLNDLDERIVHALAEDARRSYADIGDLVGLSAPAVKRRVDRLRSEGAITGFTVRVDPAALGWETEGIIELFCRHNTSPEDIRRGLSRYPEVVSASTVTGDADAVVQVFAADMRHFERVLERIAGEPFVERTKSVLVLSPLLRRFGSGAPA
- a CDS encoding DUF5995 family protein, which encodes MTMPTGARPAPPRSVRSVVARMRALGTALPPGDGVAVFNRVYLSVTEEVGRGLAAGYFQDPAATEELDVRFAGRYLAAVDAAAAGRRPPACWRPLFELRCHPEVRPVQFALAGINAHIGHDLALALVDTCRARHAEPAALEGDFDRVGALLTGLEERIREELMPGPDLLDVADPLTHLVGSWSLDRARDAAWAAFRALWGLRGLPELAEEFTERIGASVGLVGRFLLTPLPAGATRGADGPAQSSGSSTGAISS
- a CDS encoding carbon-nitrogen hydrolase family protein → MPPLRTALLQSSGHPGDPARNLKVLDAAAERAAADGAGLLIAPEMFLTGYAIGDGVQELAEPADGPGGQVAAAIAAAHGLAVLYGYPERDQARPEVVYNSARLVGPDGTELANYRKTHLFGCFERDAFTPGDTPVVQADLGGLTVGILICYDVEFPENVRAHALAGTDLLVVPTAQMHPFQFVAESLVPVRAFESQMYIAYVNRTGPEGEFDFVGLSCLASPDGTTRTRAGRAEELVIGDADPELLAASRTTNPYLRDRRPGLYGALT
- a CDS encoding helix-turn-helix transcriptional regulator; protein product: MPRSELADFLRRCRARLTPADVGLTPGPRRRTPGLRREEVARLAGMSADYCTRLEQGRGPRPSRRMLTALARALRLTDPERDHLFRLAGEEPPHDPATSGHIRPGLLRVLDRLYDTPAQVVTDWGEVLAQNTMAAALFGDLTARPPGDRNLVRSFFTRRTGPGLPETAGEREEREERQDRARNLVADLRAALTARPDDPGPAALVAELRAGSQEFTALWEAGAAAVRRSSIRRFRHPVVGDLELESEVLLSADHAQRLIVYTARPGSTAAERLELLAVVGLQDLAPSG